The window TGGCCGGCCGCCGCTGCACCACGAAGCCGGTCAGGTTGCCCGCGCCCTGCGTCCGCCACTGCAGCCGCACCTCGGTGCGCGCCCGCGTGTACCGCAGCTTGCTGATGGTGACGTTGGGAGGGGCCGGGTACCCTGCGGCGAGACGGCGCTCCGTGGGACGGCTCTCCTCCCCGCGCAG is drawn from Meleagris gallopavo isolate NT-WF06-2002-E0010 breed Aviagen turkey brand Nicholas breeding stock unplaced genomic scaffold, Turkey_5.1 ChrUn_random_7180001901110, whole genome shotgun sequence and contains these coding sequences:
- the LOC116217711 gene encoding V-set and immunoglobulin domain-containing protein 10-like 2, whose amino-acid sequence is LRGEESRPTERRLAAGYPAPPNVTISKLRYTRARTEVRLQWRTQGAGNLTGFVVQRRPAKKPQRRVPGPWETAAGDIEPHSRDRRLGGLDPRVVYAFRVLAVNH